A stretch of the Bacillus anthracis str. Vollum genome encodes the following:
- a CDS encoding Rne/Rng family ribonuclease: MKTLYMNYAGSEKRVAIEEKKKIVEFLWKRNEEQEIVGHIYIGRIVRTIAGMNAAFVNIGLEKHAYLSYDDVPSAYRIHEGQAVLVQVVKEAIDTKGPKLTANIEFTGKYVVYMPYDEMRAVSRKIKNNKRRQQLLQIEVEGTGGYIFRSASEKGEIEEIQAEMQRLQQLYEELKRKEEQGKAPLLLHRPATFLDRVFQENPIETIEKVVVDTRSIVKELEEKVGKEKVSFYNEKSSMFNHFGIEREIEKALQKIVWLPNGAYLIVEQMETMTVIDVNTGKFTGKQNLQDTVLRTNELAAEEIARQLRLRDIGGMILIDFINMKRREDKEKVRECLVAAMQNDRTYTRVLGFTELGILEMTRKRKKHSLRDVLLEECAPCKATGYVMSYETIAYELERELLTYGNIEDEAVLISAPKELQKQFLQKELQKNIPFEIYFKDDMIEKYAIIRFGSKKEIVERKNS, from the coding sequence TTGAAAACGTTATATATGAACTACGCTGGATCGGAAAAACGCGTTGCAATTGAAGAGAAGAAGAAAATTGTTGAGTTTTTATGGAAACGAAATGAAGAACAAGAGATTGTTGGACATATTTATATTGGACGTATTGTAAGAACGATTGCTGGAATGAACGCAGCTTTTGTAAACATCGGTTTAGAAAAACATGCGTATCTTTCGTATGATGATGTACCGTCTGCTTATCGTATACATGAAGGGCAAGCGGTACTCGTACAAGTTGTAAAAGAGGCAATTGATACGAAAGGGCCGAAATTGACAGCAAATATAGAATTTACCGGGAAATATGTCGTTTATATGCCGTATGATGAAATGCGTGCGGTTTCTCGGAAAATAAAAAACAATAAAAGAAGGCAACAACTACTCCAAATTGAAGTAGAAGGGACAGGAGGTTATATTTTCCGCTCTGCTTCTGAAAAAGGAGAAATTGAAGAAATACAAGCTGAAATGCAAAGGCTACAGCAGTTATATGAAGAGTTAAAAAGAAAAGAGGAACAAGGAAAGGCACCGTTACTACTTCATCGACCGGCAACTTTTTTAGATCGTGTATTTCAAGAAAATCCAATTGAAACGATTGAAAAAGTAGTTGTAGATACAAGGAGTATAGTAAAAGAATTAGAAGAAAAGGTCGGTAAAGAGAAAGTATCTTTTTATAACGAAAAATCTTCAATGTTTAACCATTTTGGAATAGAGCGTGAAATTGAGAAAGCACTTCAAAAAATTGTGTGGCTTCCAAATGGTGCTTATTTAATTGTGGAACAAATGGAGACGATGACTGTAATTGATGTGAATACGGGCAAGTTTACTGGAAAACAGAATTTACAAGATACAGTTCTTCGTACAAATGAATTGGCGGCTGAAGAGATAGCGCGTCAATTAAGACTGCGTGATATCGGTGGTATGATATTAATTGATTTTATTAATATGAAAAGAAGAGAAGATAAAGAAAAGGTAAGAGAATGTCTCGTGGCTGCTATGCAAAATGATCGTACATATACAAGGGTACTCGGGTTTACAGAGTTAGGGATTTTAGAGATGACACGTAAACGTAAGAAACATTCTTTACGCGACGTATTACTAGAAGAGTGTGCACCGTGCAAAGCGACGGGGTATGTAATGTCATATGAAACAATTGCGTATGAGCTAGAGAGAGAGCTACTTACATATGGCAATATAGAAGATGAGGCGGTATTAATCTCTGCACCTAAAGAACTGCAAAAACAATTTTTGCAAAAAGAATTACAAAAAAATATTCCATTTGAAATTTATTTCAAAGATGATATGATCGAAAAGTATGCAATTATCCGTTTTGGAAGTAAAAAAGAAATTGTAGAACGGAAAAATAGTTAG
- the spoIVFB gene encoding stage IV sporulation intramembrane metalloprotease SpoIVFB: protein MIKYREVLTKISVHPLFWVIIVIGIFTARFKELLLLFCIVLIHELGHAFAAAHYNWRIKKIQLLPFGGVAELEEHGNKSLKEEFVVVIAGPIQHIWMMAIGYMLFEAGWLHAELYYFFMWNNIIILAFNLLPIWPLDGGKVLFNVLSYRFPYLQAHEKMMKLSCVFFSVILGWQLLWNSNNIMMWVLLIFLAVSLYQEWKQRRYAFMRFLLERYYGNKRGIEKIAPIEVKTEDRLYTIFTKFRRGYKHSIIVHGKYKEHYTLDENELLYAYFTEKRTTSSVEELIG from the coding sequence TTGATTAAATATAGAGAGGTTTTAACGAAGATTTCAGTTCATCCGTTGTTTTGGGTTATTATTGTCATTGGTATTTTTACAGCACGTTTTAAAGAGTTACTACTGTTATTTTGTATCGTTCTTATCCATGAACTTGGGCATGCTTTTGCAGCGGCACACTATAATTGGCGCATCAAAAAAATTCAACTTTTACCGTTTGGTGGTGTAGCTGAGCTTGAGGAACATGGGAATAAGTCATTGAAAGAGGAGTTTGTTGTCGTAATTGCAGGACCTATTCAACATATTTGGATGATGGCGATAGGCTATATGTTGTTTGAAGCTGGTTGGCTTCATGCGGAATTATATTATTTCTTTATGTGGAATAATATAATTATTTTAGCATTTAATTTACTACCTATTTGGCCACTTGATGGCGGGAAAGTATTGTTTAACGTATTATCATATCGTTTTCCTTATTTACAAGCACATGAAAAGATGATGAAATTATCATGTGTTTTTTTTAGTGTTATACTAGGGTGGCAGTTACTTTGGAATAGTAATAATATTATGATGTGGGTACTGCTCATATTTTTAGCGGTGTCGTTATATCAAGAATGGAAACAAAGACGATATGCCTTTATGCGTTTTTTATTAGAACGTTATTATGGGAACAAAAGAGGAATTGAAAAGATTGCGCCGATTGAGGTGAAAACAGAAGATCGCTTATATACAATCTTCACAAAATTTCGTAGAGGATATAAGCACTCTATTATTGTCCATGGAAAATATAAAGAACATTACACATTGGATGAAAATGAATTGCTTTATGCGTATTTTACTGAAAAACGAACAACTTCATCTGTTGAAGAATTAATCGGTTAG
- the spoIVFA gene encoding stage IV sporulation protein SpoIVFA has protein sequence MKNRRVEEIKKRIAKRKAEQERMEEEQYFAGENFDSETVFIEDGEKEIHPLFRKEVFFFKVLLSAILVLSVAILYKNAPSSFDGAKAVTEKVMKEEFQFATVAKWYEKQFGKPLVFYSPNEKKEGNIQQKDYAIPASGKVMQGFQKNGQGVFVQTATNATVESVNEGLVVFAGKKEELGNTVQIQHADGTESWYANLNDMSVKLYDYVSKKQKIGTVSNDTNDKNGKFYFAIKKDEKFIDPIQVISFD, from the coding sequence ATGAAGAATAGACGTGTAGAAGAAATTAAAAAACGGATTGCGAAGAGGAAGGCAGAGCAAGAAAGGATGGAGGAAGAGCAGTATTTTGCTGGAGAGAATTTTGATAGTGAAACAGTATTTATTGAAGATGGAGAAAAGGAAATTCATCCTTTATTTCGAAAAGAAGTGTTTTTCTTCAAAGTATTGTTATCAGCAATATTAGTTCTTTCTGTCGCTATTTTATATAAGAATGCACCTTCTTCTTTTGACGGTGCGAAAGCTGTTACAGAAAAAGTGATGAAAGAAGAATTTCAATTTGCTACTGTAGCGAAATGGTACGAAAAACAGTTTGGAAAACCTCTCGTGTTCTATTCGCCTAATGAGAAAAAAGAAGGGAACATTCAGCAAAAAGATTATGCAATTCCTGCTTCCGGAAAGGTGATGCAAGGGTTTCAAAAAAATGGCCAAGGTGTATTTGTTCAAACAGCTACAAATGCAACTGTTGAGTCAGTGAATGAAGGGCTAGTTGTTTTTGCAGGAAAGAAAGAGGAACTTGGTAATACAGTTCAAATTCAGCATGCAGATGGCACGGAGTCATGGTATGCAAATTTAAATGATATGTCAGTGAAATTATATGATTACGTTTCAAAGAAACAAAAAATTGGAACGGTGAGTAATGATACAAACGATAAAAATGGTAAGTTTTATTTCGCAATAAAAAAGGATGAAAAATTTATTGATCCCATTCAGGTGATTTCATTTGATTAA
- the minD gene encoding septum site-determining protein MinD: MGEAIVITSGKGGVGKTTTSANIGTALALSGKKVCLIDTDIGLRNLDVVMGLENRIVFDLVDVVEGRCRLPQALIKDKRFDDLYLLPAAQTSDKSAVTPEQMDELIQVLRQDYDYILIDCPAGIEQGFKNAVAGADKAIVVTTPEVSSMRDADRIIGLLEKEDIEPPKLVINRVRSHMLHEQDMLDVDEIVRTLSIELLGVVEDDDEVIRATNTGEPVALQPSGKAALAYRNIARRLLGENVPLQAFEQEKVSVFTKMKNFFGIR, translated from the coding sequence GTGGGAGAGGCAATAGTAATTACATCTGGAAAAGGCGGTGTAGGTAAAACTACAACGTCTGCGAACATTGGGACAGCCTTAGCGTTATCTGGAAAGAAAGTGTGTTTAATTGACACAGATATCGGTCTTCGAAACTTAGACGTAGTAATGGGGCTGGAAAATCGTATTGTATTTGATCTTGTTGATGTCGTTGAAGGGCGTTGCCGTTTACCTCAGGCTCTTATTAAAGATAAACGTTTTGACGATCTTTATTTATTACCTGCAGCACAAACGAGTGATAAATCAGCGGTAACACCTGAACAAATGGATGAATTAATACAAGTATTACGTCAAGATTATGATTACATATTAATTGATTGTCCTGCGGGGATTGAGCAGGGATTTAAAAACGCGGTAGCTGGTGCGGATAAAGCAATTGTCGTTACGACGCCAGAAGTATCCTCAATGCGCGATGCGGATCGTATTATCGGGCTTTTAGAAAAAGAGGATATTGAACCACCGAAACTTGTTATTAATCGTGTGCGTAGTCATATGCTTCATGAACAGGATATGTTAGATGTTGATGAAATCGTACGTACATTGTCAATCGAGCTTCTTGGTGTTGTCGAAGATGATGATGAAGTTATTCGTGCTACAAATACAGGTGAACCTGTAGCGTTGCAACCGAGCGGAAAAGCAGCGTTAGCTTATCGTAATATTGCAAGACGCTTGTTGGGTGAGAATGTCCCATTACAAGCATTTGAACAAGAAAAGGTATCGGTATTTACAAAGATGAAAAACTTCTTTGGAATCCGTTAA
- the minC gene encoding septum site-determining protein MinC, with amino-acid sequence MEEKKQQNVTIKGTKDGITLHLDDCCSFSELLKELDEKLSTHYYDGDGRSLIEVHVKVGNRYLTEVQQEEIRTLIRNKKNLVVDSIESDVITKEEAIAWKEETEIVPISKIVRSGQVLHVKGNLLLIGDVNPGGTVIAGGNIFVVGSLRGIAHAGYYGDSDAVIAASVMNPMQLRISDVAMRAPEEKEDGAEAAECAYINENNHIVVDRLQLLTHLRPNLTKLERGIV; translated from the coding sequence GTGGAAGAAAAAAAGCAACAAAATGTAACAATAAAAGGGACAAAAGACGGAATAACGCTTCATTTAGATGATTGTTGTTCATTCTCTGAATTATTGAAGGAATTGGATGAAAAGCTTTCTACACATTACTATGATGGTGATGGACGCTCTTTAATTGAAGTGCATGTGAAAGTGGGGAATCGTTATTTAACAGAAGTCCAACAAGAAGAGATTCGTACGTTAATTCGTAATAAAAAGAATCTCGTTGTGGATTCGATTGAAAGTGATGTTATCACGAAAGAGGAAGCAATAGCTTGGAAAGAAGAAACAGAAATCGTCCCTATTTCCAAAATTGTTCGCTCTGGACAAGTTTTACATGTAAAAGGAAATTTATTGTTAATTGGTGATGTTAATCCAGGCGGAACGGTTATCGCTGGGGGGAATATTTTTGTCGTAGGATCATTAAGAGGAATTGCGCATGCTGGGTATTATGGGGATTCAGATGCTGTAATCGCTGCATCTGTTATGAATCCGATGCAACTTCGAATTAGTGATGTGGCAATGCGGGCTCCGGAAGAGAAAGAAGACGGAGCGGAGGCGGCAGAATGTGCGTATATTAATGAGAACAATCACATTGTTGTCGATCGACTGCAACTTCTCACTCATCTTAGACCTAATTTAACAAAGTTAGAAAGGGGAATTGTATAG
- the mreD gene encoding rod shape-determining protein MreD, producing the protein MMKILKRAALPLLLLFVFLFENMFATIVPTAVFWKDSIAAPHFFIIVLCFVTVYYSPVQGIYYGLLFGFLFDTVYTELVGIYIFAYPIVAYLVYSVMKILQLNLFIVVSIVLASIAALEYYVYGFLTLLGRTHMSAYVFFTDRLLSTLLLNAIFLFIVCFPLRRYLVRLSKAMEEKEKRIF; encoded by the coding sequence ATGATGAAGATTTTAAAAAGAGCAGCTCTTCCTCTTTTGCTCCTTTTTGTTTTTTTATTTGAAAATATGTTTGCTACTATTGTTCCAACAGCAGTTTTTTGGAAAGACAGTATAGCAGCACCTCATTTCTTTATCATTGTGTTATGTTTTGTTACTGTGTACTATAGTCCGGTCCAAGGGATTTATTACGGACTATTATTTGGTTTCTTATTTGATACCGTATACACAGAACTTGTCGGTATATATATTTTCGCATATCCGATTGTAGCTTATTTAGTATATAGTGTGATGAAGATATTACAATTGAATTTATTTATTGTTGTCTCTATCGTACTAGCTAGCATTGCAGCACTAGAGTATTATGTGTATGGATTTTTAACTTTGTTAGGACGTACTCATATGTCGGCGTATGTCTTTTTCACAGATCGCCTCCTTTCTACTTTATTGCTAAATGCAATTTTCTTATTCATAGTTTGTTTCCCACTGAGACGATATTTAGTGCGTCTTTCAAAAGCGATGGAAGAAAAAGAAAAAAGGATTTTCTAA